The Vicia villosa cultivar HV-30 ecotype Madison, WI unplaced genomic scaffold, Vvil1.0 ctg.001451F_1_1, whole genome shotgun sequence genome includes a window with the following:
- the LOC131635245 gene encoding uncharacterized protein LOC131635245, protein MACFEENDNDFFMEHHELSPRIGPDHQVEIPSMIENSNQLSDSEYVHDKSVSDAFGLRVSVSWSDTDTKSLVLGLFVFGKNFIQIKRFLENKGMGEILSFYYGKFYKTDGYRRWSECRKLKGRKCIIGKKLFSEPKQRELLSRLIPHVSEEYQDTLLQVSKSYMEGRISLEEYISSLKSTVGLGVLVDAVGIGNVKGDLTRFRLKHGKNNQAQTCKELSSLGPSDIIQSLKGGFRLSKTKSNELFWEAIWPRLLARGWHSEQPKNRSYVTSKDYLVFLIPGVDKFSRRKLVKGVHYFDSVSDVLSKVVAEPNILVLKEEEEEAKVGSCSEEDIEKGSNEDDLSDDHRQCYLKPRSSTYSKDHIKSMFIDTSLVHGKKPSGLRELNSVPDNSLCKVEVDAAGKKFKGQKYTRKVKHGKDMSKRIKQNSTKLTVIDTNRLPKGKLLKLKVKQLKHPPVEIEDSSMMTTSLLRESKSGSSTDVSPKIVDTDSSRGEFNSGATSKNEEYDNPDNDANKVVIRQKNQHVFLFDDNGMKRIIKNQFNRRVRSGDSNHVAVPIKRRRLSACVKAEKSRINENSSEKLGFFQSSSLCKANKNVCDPVSHLHNGSKTGSFTDRSLKENNEKNILSDSYQRTSVSCESFPFNILQAPLKSENSIMMTKAEEGKHGLKEKDTCLTSATQEVVEEPLRTICDVGSLEQQTDINPRRQSTRNRPMTVRALECIANEFLHVQKKQKKKDFQTHRDPFNPCREARTSGKTMLCRHCPDHGNTVSVQEEKHLIEESSVS, encoded by the exons ATGGCGTGTTTTGAAGAGAATGATAATGATTTTTTCATGGAGCATCATGAATTGAGTCCTCGAATAGGTCCTGACCATCAGGTGGAAATTCCTTCCATGATTGAGAATTCAAACCAGCTTTCCGATTCAGAATATGTGCATGATAAATCAGTTTCCGATGCTTTTGGCTTGCGCGTCTCAGTCTCGTGGAGTGACACTGATACAAAAAGTTTAGTACTTGGTCTGTTCGTTTTTGGGAAGAATTTTATTCAGATTAAAAGATTTTTAGAGAACAAAGGGATGGGAGAAATACTTTCATTTTACTATGGAAAGTTTTACAAAACGGATGGATATCGTAGATGGTCGGAGTGCAGGAAGTTAAAAGGGAGAAAATGTATAATTGGGAAGAAACTTTTTAGTGAACCAAAACAACGTGAACTTCTGTCTCGCTTGATTCCTCATGTCTCTGAAGAATACCAAGATACTTTGTTACAG GTTTCTAAGTCATATATGGAGGGCAGAATTTCGTTAGAAGAATACATATCTTCTTTGAAGTCTACTGTTGGACTTGGCGTTCTTGTGGATGCAGTAGGTATCGGTAATGTGAAGGGAGACCTTACTAGGTTTCGATTGAAACATGGGAAGAACAATCAAGCGCAAACTTGCAAAGAGTTGTCTTCTCTTGGACCCAGTGATATTATACAATCTTTGAAAGGAGGATTTCGGTTGAGCAAAACCAAGAGTAATGAACTCTTTTGGGAAGCTATTTGGCCCCGCTTACTTGCAAGAGGTTGGCACTCTGAGCAACCAAAAAATAGAAGCTATGTTACCTCCAAAGATTATCTGGTTTTTCTTATTCCCGGTGTTGACAAGTTTTCAAGGAGAAAACTTGTGAAAGGTGTTCATTACTTTGATTCTGTTAGTGATGTCTTGAGCAAAGTAGTAGCTGAACCGAATATTCTCGTGctcaaagaagaagaggaagaagctaAAGTTGGTAGCTGCAGTGAGGAAGATATAGAAAAGGGATCAAATGAAGATGATTTATCTGACGATCATCGTCAATGTTACCTCAAGCCCCGATCTTCTACCTACAGTAAAGATCATATCAAATCCATGTTTATTGATACCAGTTTGGTGCATGGGAAAAAGCCATCTGGTTTAAGGGAATTGAACTCTGTACCTGATAACTCATTGTGTAAAGTTGAGGTAGATGCCGCTGGTAAAAAATTTAAAGGGCAAAAATATACGAGGAAAGTGAAACATGGCAAGGATATGTCTAAAAGAATTAAACAGAATTCGACAAAGCTGACAGTTATTGATACTAATAGACTTCCTAAAGGAAAACTATTGAAGCTGAAAGTTAAACAGCTGAAACATCCACCAGTTGAAATAGAAGATTCGTCTATGATGACTACTAGTCTTCTGAGAGAAAGTAAAAGTGGTTCTTCAACAGATGTTTCACCAAAGATAGTGGACACAGATAGTAGCAGAGGTGAATTCAACAGTGGTGCTACCAGTAAGAATGAAGAATATGATAATCCTGATAATGATGCAAACAAGGTGGTCATAAGACAGAAAAATCAACACGTGTTTCTGTTTGATGATAATGGAATGAAGAGGATCATAAAGAATCAATTTAATCGAAGGGTACGATCAGGTGATTCTAATCATGTAGCTGTTCCTATCAAAAGGAGGAGATTGTCTGCTTGTGTCAAGGCAGAGAAAAGCCGCATCAATGAGAATTCATCAGAAAAACTAGGATTCTTTCAGTCTTCTAGCCTTTGCAAAGCCAACAAAAATGTTTGTGATCCAGTTAGTCATCTGCATAATGGAAGTAAAACTGGTTCTTTTACAGACAGAAGTTTGAAAGAGAATAATGAGAAGAACATTCTCAGCGACAGCTATCAACGCACGAGTGTTTCATGTGAATCTTTCCCCTTCAACATTTTGCAGGCTCCACTCAAGTCTGAAAACAGCATAATGATGACAAAGGCGGAGGAAGGTAAGCATGGCCTAAAGGAAAAAGATACATGCCTAACATCTGCTACTCAGGAAGTGGTTGAGGAGCCTCTGAGAACCATTTGTGATGTTGGTTCTTTGGAACAACAGACTGATATAAATCCGAGAAGACAGAGCACTAGAAACAGGCCAATGACAGTTAGAGCATTGGAATGTATAGCAAATGAGTTCTTGCATGtgcaaaagaaacaaaaaaagaaagacTTCCAGACACACAGAGATCCTTTCAATCCTTGCCGCGAGGCTCGTACAAGTGGCAAAACAATGTTGTGCCGTCATTGTCCAGATCATGGGAATACAGTTTCAGTACAAGAAGAAAAGCATTTGATTGAAGAGTCGAGTGTTAGCTAA
- the LOC131635240 gene encoding uncharacterized protein LOC131635240 yields the protein MEFTEGAANTRNGVFNAETNLAPEELLDLCLVGSLLTSKPVRFNVLRDRLSELWQPGQGVEISKMAENKFLFQFYHMWDLERIFQGGPWLFDNFMLVLRKTKFGEEPLALPLNEAEIWVQIHQLPLGFMNENIGVLIGEHIGKFIGYDA from the coding sequence atgGAGTTCACTGAAGGAGCTGCCAACACTAGAAACGGTGTTTTCAATGCCGAGACCAACTTAGCGCCAGAAGAATTACTCGATCTTTGCTTGGTTGGATCCTTGCTAACAAGTAAACCTGTTCGCTTCAATGTGCTCAGGGATAGACTGTCTGAGCTATGGCAACCAGGGCAAGGTGTGGAGATTTCCAAAATGGCTGAGAACAAATTTCTGTTCCAGTTTTACCATATGTGGGATTTGGAGAGAATTTTTCAGGGAGGGCCTTGGTTATTCGATAACTTCATGCTAGTTTTACGGAAGACTAAGTTTGGGGAGGAGCCCCTTGCTTTGCCGCTGAACGAAGCCGAGATATGGGTCCAAATCCATCAACTCCCTTTGGGATTCATGAATGAAAATATCGGTGTTCTCATAGGGGAACATATTGGAAAATTTATCGGCTACGATGCTTAA